Below is a genomic region from Marinobacter salarius.
ACTTCGCTGCCCCGCTCGCGGTCGACAGGCGGAAAGTCAAACTTGGCACGCCGGTTTTCCTCGGACACGTCCGGCCCCTCATATTTACCGGACAGGTAACCCCCGGCCAGTGGGCTCCACACCATCAGACCGACGTTCTCAGATTCCAGCATCGGAATAATATCTCGCTCCAGGTCGCGACCCACGAGGGTATAGTGGGCCTGCAGGGATATGATCGGGCACAGGTTGCGGGCCTGGCTGATGCCGATGGCTTTCATCACCTGCCAGGCGGCCCAGTTGGACAGACCCACATAGCGCACATGGCCCTGTTGCACCAGGGTGTTCAGTGCCTCCAGGGTCTCCTCGATCGGGGTGGCCGGGTCAAAACCGTGGATCTGGTACAGGTCGATATAGTCCGTTTGCAGCCGCGCCAGGCTCGCCTTGCATTCGCTCATGATGTGGCCCCGGGAAGCACCGCGGGCATTGGGGCCCTCGCCCATCGGACCGAGCACCTTGGTGGCCAACACGACCTCTTCCCGGCGAACGCCGAGGTTCTTCAGGGACTGGCCGACGATGCGCTCGCTGGCGCCGAAACCATAGATGTTGGCGGTATCGATAAAGTTGATCCCCGCCTCCAGGGCGATCTTCACGAGTTCGTCGGCCTGTTCCTGCTGCAACTGGCCGATCAGGCCCCAGATGTCCTCATCGCCGCCGAAGGTCATGGTGCCCAGGCACAGTTCGGATACGAACAGCCCCGAGTTGCCCAGCGACTTATAGTCTGGACGATTGTCTCCATCGAACAGTGGTAAACTCTCAGTTGCCATGTTGCACCTCATCATGCTTTTCGGTTGGTGTTCCAGAATTCACTGTAAATACTGCCGGTTTCGGTTTGTTTGCACTCGCTTGTGTTACTGGGTGAAGATGGCCTTATAGAAACGCATAGCGCCCTCCCAGGAGCGGGCGGCAGCCTCTTCGTCGTAACCAACCGGCATACCAAACTTTTCGGCGATCCTGTCGGCGCCCGGGTTGGTGAATGAGTGCAGCACTCCGGGGAAGCTCACCAGTGTCAGATCGACTTCGGCATCCTGCATCTCTTTGACCAGGCTCGCCACCTGATCCGAGGGGACCAGCTTGTCGGCACCGCCGGTATACACCTGGACCCTGGCTTTTACGGACCCGGGTTCAGCCTGGAGGGGGCTGCCGAGCGCACCGTGGAAGCTGACAACGCCGTCCAGATCGACACCCATGCGCGCCATGTTGAGAACAACGGCACCGCCAAAGCAGTAACCTTGTGCTGCAATTCGGGACCCATCAACACTTTCGTGGTTCTTCAGGATGTCCATCGCCTTCATGAAGCGCGCCTTGACCTGGTCCATGTCCCTGGTGGCTTCCTGCATGAATTTCTGGGCAGTATCGGGATGGTCGGCTTGTTTGCCAGAGCCATACATATCCAGCGCAAACGCTGTATAGCCGGCGGAAGCAAGCCGTTCCGCCTGATTCCGGGCGAATTCATTGTGCCCCCACCATTCATGGACCACCAGAACCCCCGGGCGCTTTTGCCCGAATTCATCATCCCAGGCCATGTAGCCGGTAAAGGTCTCGTCGCCGACTTGATACTCAATGGTTCTGGTTTGCGTTTCTGCCAGTACCTGCGTACTGGCAACAGTGAGTGACAGCGTGGCTGCTGCCAGTGCTGTTTTCAGGGTGCTCATCATCTGTTTGCTCCTTTTCGCTCGTTATGAGTCAATTTGCGTAGCGATTATGTACGGGTAGACATCGACCAAAGCTCACAGGAAATGTCGCCACGTGAGCGAACACGAATTTAATCGCTCGCTCAAAGCGCGATTCCTGTCCCGTCGTTACTGGCAGCGGGCGCGCAGCAGTCGCGTTGCGGCATCAAACACGGCGAGGTCTTCTTCGGTGCGCGCGGCAAGGTGGGCTCCTTCCAGCATCGCCAGGGTCGCCTGCGCTTCATCGGCGGGACCCAGGATGGCCGAGACGGATCCATCCCTGTGCCCCAGCTCAAACGTTGCTGTAATCCACTGCAAGACCATTGCGCGAATGGCGCCGACTCTGGCAATGACAGTGTCGGACAGGCTTTCGCGGCAGGTCGAAAAAGCAATGCACAGGCAGACCGTTTGTCCATCATGTAAGGCCCCGCGGTACAGGGCAATGAGTGCCTTGAGGCGCGCGCCGGCGCTGGCATGGGCTGCATCTATCTCGGTCAGACCCTGCTGCAGACTGGTCTGATAGCGCTCGATCAAGGCTTCGGAGAGCTTCGCCTTGGTGGGGAAATGATAATGGATCGAGGCCTTTCGAATGCCGATGGCCTCAGCCAGATCCGCATAGCTGAACCCGTCAAAGCCCCGTGACCGAACGGTGTGCTCGGCAAGGTCCATCAGGGCTGTTCTGGTATCACGGTTCATGGTTATTCACCTGTTTGCCTTTGCAATCCCGCTATTGCCGGGCCTTATACCCTCGGTGCCCCGGCAAATCGCAGGTGCCCCGTTTTCATCCAGATCTTGGCGCCGCCGTCCCCGGCCGCCACGGACAACCTGTGTCCTTCAGGGAGGCGCAGCCAGTCATGCCTGGCCAGCATCTCGCCATCCCTGGTGACCGAACCTTCGATCACCAGCAGCTCGATTCCGCCGGGCGCCTCAGAGGTCAGTGTCGCCCCCGCATCGAGCTGGCTGTAGGTCACGATCTCACGATCGTCCTCATGCAGCTTTGTGGTGGCAACGCCGCCCACTGGGGCGCCCAGCCCGGCCTCCATATTCTTGCTGAACTGGGTGCGGTCGGCCAGGTCGAACTGCCACAGTTTCACAAATATCGTGCAGCCCGTTTCAGAGCCCGGAATATGTGACGTGGTTGGGGGGTTGCGCACATAGCTGCCCGCTGGGAAGTCACCGTGCTCATCCTGGAACACGCCATCGAGTACGATGAATTCTTCTCCACCGGTGTGGGTATGTGCCGAGAAATGACTCCCCGGCGCATAACGAACGATGGTCGTGGCGCGGGCAACTTCCTCCCCGATCCGGTCCAGCATGCGCCGCTCCACGCCTTTCATGGGCGAGGGCTGCCATTCAATCTGGTCGGAATGCATAACCACCGGTTTGGAGAAATCTGCATTAATCTCCATGATATTCCTCCCTTTTTGGCCTTCATGTTTTCCGCGCTTGCATGAAACCCGAGGGTATCGGATCACCCGGCAATTGAAGGACGGGCTGCGACTTTTGCGCGCCAGGCCTGGAGATTGGTCAGGGACTCGGGAATGTCAACCTTCGCGAAATCCGCAAACCCCAGGCCGGCAAAGGCGGTGATGTCTGCGACCGAGAAGCTGTCGCCTGCGAGAAACTCATTGTCCGCCAGAACGCTGTCAAGGTAGGCCATGGTTGCGCTGGCAATTTCTTTCTGTTTATTACCCCATTCAGCACACTGCCAGGTTTCCAGATCCGGACCAAGCCCCGGGGTCGCGTGATGGAAATAGGCACCCACGGCATTCATCAGACCGTTTTCTGCCCGCAGATTCATCATTGCGATACGGGCACGCTCCGCTGGGGTTGTACCCATAAGGGACGGACCATCAAAGACACCGTCGATATATTCAGTGATGGCATTGCACTGGGCGATGCAGGTGCCGTCGTCAAGTTCCAGCATGGGCACGGTGGCATCCGGGTTTTTCGTCTTGAACGCATCGGAACGGTGCTCCCCACCCATGACATCGACCGGGACGAATTCCACCTTATTCGTTGCGCCTTTTTCTGCCAGGGCGATGCGAACCCGTAGCGGGTTGGGAAAGCCTTCAGTGTCGTAAATTTTCATTGATTACCTCTGTTGGTCATTAAGCATACGACACGTAATTTACCTATCAGTAGGTAGGTGTGCAAGAGACAAATTGACGAGCCTGCTTTGTTTAGAACCGTTGACAAGGCATTCCAAACGGTGAGAACGGTCCAGGCCCTCCTTTCAGTAACACCGACGGGGGTTGCTCTGACATAGCCAGCGTTTCATTCAGGCCCGGATGAAACCCGAGCCTACTCCTTTGAGTTTATTATGTTTTATGGTCTAGGATTTCAGATTTCAGCTGCTTCAGAAGGTCTCTGGAGCTCTCATAATACAGGGTGTAGAACTGATCCAGATCAGCCAGCTTGGCAAGCGTTTGTTCATTGGTAATGGTTGCCTTGGCTTCGGCAATCACCTCCTTTCTGGCCTCGAGCCGTTTTATCTGCCCTTCCACCAAGGCAGCGTAAGGATGGGGACGAATCGCGAAAAAATCCTGGCGTTCACCCGGCATTGTTCGACGTTCAACAATGCCGAGTCTTTCAAGAAAGCACGTATTCGTACTGACGCTCGCCTTACTGACGCGCAACGTATCCACAAGCTGCGATGAGCTGACGGGACCATCCGACACGATAAGTGTCGCCCAAAGTTGGCCAGCGATGCGGGAAAAGCCTTCAGATTGAGCCTGAAGACCGAGGCGCTCAATAAAACGCCTGTCTGAATCAGTCAGTGTTTGCATAATCAGAAGATTGTAACGAACTCTGCCAACCCCCGCCCAGAGCTCGATACAAATTAACCGTTGACTGCAATTGATCACGCCGCGTTTCCACGAGATCAAGTTCGGTTGTAAACAGGCTTCGTTCAGCGTCCAGCACCTCCAGGTAACTGGACGCGCCCCCCTCAAAGCGCAATCGCGCAAGTTTAGTTGTGCTTCGCAGTGCTGCTACCTGCCGGGCCTGCGCTTCCAAGCGATCTTCGGTACCACGCACCCCGGCCATAGCGTCGAGCACCTCCCGAAACGCCACTTGAATGGCCTGACGATACGCAATCAGGGCCTGGCGTTGACGCGCCTCCGCCTGATTGACCAGTGCCTCGGAACGCCCAAAGTCCAGCAACGGGCCGACTAACGAGCCGCCCAACTGCCAAGTGGATGCGGAGCCCTGGAACAAGTCGCCACCGGAGGCACTTCGCAGGCCCAGCAGGCCCTCAAACGAAATCCTGGGCAGGAACGCCGCCCGGGCAACACCGATTTCGGCGTTGGCCGCTATCAACTCCTGTTCGGCTGCCGCAATGTCAGGTCGGCGGACCATCAGATCCGCCGGCCGGCCGGCAGGGACGCTGCCCGGAACATTCATCTCACCAATGGTATCCGCTACGGAAATATCACTCCGTA
It encodes:
- a CDS encoding cupin domain-containing protein; its protein translation is MEINADFSKPVVMHSDQIEWQPSPMKGVERRMLDRIGEEVARATTIVRYAPGSHFSAHTHTGGEEFIVLDGVFQDEHGDFPAGSYVRNPPTTSHIPGSETGCTIFVKLWQFDLADRTQFSKNMEAGLGAPVGGVATTKLHEDDREIVTYSQLDAGATLTSEAPGGIELLVIEGSVTRDGEMLARHDWLRLPEGHRLSVAAGDGGAKIWMKTGHLRFAGAPRV
- a CDS encoding aldo/keto reductase; translation: MATESLPLFDGDNRPDYKSLGNSGLFVSELCLGTMTFGGDEDIWGLIGQLQQEQADELVKIALEAGINFIDTANIYGFGASERIVGQSLKNLGVRREEVVLATKVLGPMGEGPNARGASRGHIMSECKASLARLQTDYIDLYQIHGFDPATPIEETLEALNTLVQQGHVRYVGLSNWAAWQVMKAIGISQARNLCPIISLQAHYTLVGRDLERDIIPMLESENVGLMVWSPLAGGYLSGKYEGPDVSEENRRAKFDFPPVDRERGSEVIKVMREIADGKQIDGEPVTVAQIALAWLLHQKPVTSIIVGAKRPEQLKANIQAAQIRLSGEELNALDEVSRIPEEYPGWMMKMMAGYRDHKKD
- a CDS encoding dienelactone hydrolase family protein, yielding MMSTLKTALAAATLSLTVASTQVLAETQTRTIEYQVGDETFTGYMAWDDEFGQKRPGVLVVHEWWGHNEFARNQAERLASAGYTAFALDMYGSGKQADHPDTAQKFMQEATRDMDQVKARFMKAMDILKNHESVDGSRIAAQGYCFGGAVVLNMARMGVDLDGVVSFHGALGSPLQAEPGSVKARVQVYTGGADKLVPSDQVASLVKEMQDAEVDLTLVSFPGVLHSFTNPGADRIAEKFGMPVGYDEEAAARSWEGAMRFYKAIFTQ
- a CDS encoding TetR/AcrR family transcriptional regulator, which gives rise to MNRDTRTALMDLAEHTVRSRGFDGFSYADLAEAIGIRKASIHYHFPTKAKLSEALIERYQTSLQQGLTEIDAAHASAGARLKALIALYRGALHDGQTVCLCIAFSTCRESLSDTVIARVGAIRAMVLQWITATFELGHRDGSVSAILGPADEAQATLAMLEGAHLAARTEEDLAVFDAATRLLRARCQ
- a CDS encoding GbsR/MarR family transcriptional regulator, producing the protein MQTLTDSDRRFIERLGLQAQSEGFSRIAGQLWATLIVSDGPVSSSQLVDTLRVSKASVSTNTCFLERLGIVERRTMPGERQDFFAIRPHPYAALVEGQIKRLEARKEVIAEAKATITNEQTLAKLADLDQFYTLYYESSRDLLKQLKSEILDHKT
- a CDS encoding glutathione S-transferase family protein, whose translation is MKIYDTEGFPNPLRVRIALAEKGATNKVEFVPVDVMGGEHRSDAFKTKNPDATVPMLELDDGTCIAQCNAITEYIDGVFDGPSLMGTTPAERARIAMMNLRAENGLMNAVGAYFHHATPGLGPDLETWQCAEWGNKQKEIASATMAYLDSVLADNEFLAGDSFSVADITAFAGLGFADFAKVDIPESLTNLQAWRAKVAARPSIAG